One part of the Alistipes onderdonkii genome encodes these proteins:
- a CDS encoding AI-2E family transporter produces MQAFKELYWRYSLFVLILGLGVTIFIELTPFLGGVLGAMTIYVLLRRQMHYLTACRKWRRSLAASLLLGEAVLCFLVPISLIVWMVVNQVQDIALAPESVVEPLKHIAALIHDKTGYNLWQEKNITSLVGVIPRLGQWVLGSIMDFGINIIVLLFVLYFMLIGGLRMEGYCREILPFNRDVGSSVMREVHMIVRSNAIGIPLLAVVQGVVAFVGYLVFNAPSPLFWGVLTCFATIIPIFGTALIWLPLAGYMALTGDWGPAIGLLLYGGLVVTHVDNVVRFIMQKKMADTHPLVTIFGVFIGLSLFGFMGVIFGPLMLEMFVFCVNIFKKKYLDGTSYKQLFVPEQDIQA; encoded by the coding sequence ATGCAGGCTTTCAAGGAACTATACTGGCGTTATTCGCTTTTCGTGTTGATCCTCGGACTGGGGGTCACGATCTTCATCGAGCTGACCCCGTTTCTGGGCGGGGTGCTGGGTGCCATGACGATCTACGTGCTGCTCCGGCGGCAGATGCATTACCTCACGGCCTGCCGCAAATGGCGGCGCAGCCTGGCCGCGTCGCTGCTGCTGGGCGAGGCGGTGCTGTGTTTCCTGGTGCCGATCAGCCTGATCGTCTGGATGGTCGTCAACCAGGTGCAGGACATCGCCCTCGCGCCCGAGTCGGTCGTCGAGCCGCTCAAGCACATCGCTGCGCTGATCCACGACAAGACGGGATACAACCTCTGGCAGGAGAAGAACATCACGTCGCTCGTGGGCGTGATCCCCCGGCTGGGGCAGTGGGTGCTGGGCAGCATCATGGATTTCGGCATCAACATCATCGTGCTGCTGTTCGTGCTCTATTTCATGCTCATCGGCGGCCTGCGCATGGAAGGCTACTGCCGCGAGATACTGCCTTTCAACCGGGACGTGGGCAGCAGCGTCATGCGCGAGGTGCACATGATCGTCCGTTCGAACGCCATCGGCATCCCCCTGCTGGCCGTCGTGCAGGGCGTCGTGGCGTTCGTGGGCTACCTGGTCTTCAACGCCCCGAGCCCGCTGTTCTGGGGCGTGCTGACCTGTTTCGCAACGATCATCCCCATCTTCGGGACGGCGCTCATATGGCTGCCGCTTGCGGGTTACATGGCGCTGACGGGCGACTGGGGGCCGGCCATCGGGCTGCTCCTCTACGGCGGGCTGGTCGTGACGCACGTGGACAACGTCGTGCGGTTCATCATGCAGAAGAAGATGGCCGATACGCATCCGCTGGTGACGATCTTCGGCGTTTTCATCGGGCTGTCGCTCTTCGGGTTCATGGGCGTGATTTTCGGGCCGCTGATGCTGGAGATGTTCGTCTTCTGCGTCAATATCTTCAAGAAGAAGTACCTCGACGGGACGTCGTACAAGCAGTTGTTCGTCCCCGAGCAGGATATTCAGGCGTAG
- a CDS encoding biotin/lipoyl-containing protein, whose product MARNLKIRDLTLRDGQQSSFATRMSQAQVDRCLPFYKDANFYAMEVWGGAVPDSVMRYLNENPWTRLETIYKAVGKVSKLTALSRGRNLFGYAPYPDDVIDGFCRNAIESGLGIMRIFDALNDVDNVKSTIKYVKQYGGIADCAVCYTVDPKYPEPSFMQRLMGKKQPQPVFTDAYFLDKAKQMAALGADMITIKDMSGLIPPRRVATLVKLFKKNISIPVDFHTHCTPGYGLASVLAAIVAGVDIVDTNCWYFAEGTGAPAIELIHVFCGKLGVDTGVNMEAVAKINTQLREIRKELNQSVFGADKPEPKAFNPLTDKLPAEIDALFDKAIAAAKADDEDGTIDACRKIEAYFGFPAPNELVQKAEIPGGMYSNMVAQLKQLKAEDILPRAMELIPSVRLAAGLPPLVTPTSQIVGAQAVNCALDEKAGRPMYTNKSSQFVGLVKGEYGHTPVKIDPEFRFKICGVREETPYDTSKYQMQPNPELPEAGGVKLAANEKEVLLLELFPMVAKTFLTDMKVKAYAAAKPAEPKAEEKKAEEVKKIVITGNAVTAPLPGRIIELKVKVGDTVKAGDEIAVLEAMKMENSVTTDYAGTVKQVLVQPGENVATDAVLAEIG is encoded by the coding sequence ATGGCGAGAAATCTCAAAATCAGAGACCTTACGTTGCGCGACGGACAGCAGTCCTCGTTCGCGACGCGCATGTCGCAGGCACAGGTAGACCGTTGTCTGCCCTTCTACAAGGATGCAAATTTCTATGCGATGGAGGTCTGGGGCGGTGCCGTACCCGACTCGGTGATGCGTTATCTCAACGAGAACCCGTGGACGCGCCTGGAGACGATCTACAAGGCTGTGGGCAAGGTGTCGAAGCTCACGGCGCTTTCGCGCGGCCGTAACCTGTTCGGCTACGCGCCTTACCCCGACGACGTGATCGACGGCTTCTGCCGCAACGCGATCGAAAGCGGGCTGGGCATCATGCGTATCTTCGATGCCCTGAACGACGTGGACAACGTGAAATCGACGATCAAATACGTCAAGCAGTACGGCGGCATCGCCGACTGCGCCGTATGTTATACGGTCGACCCGAAATATCCCGAACCCTCCTTCATGCAGCGCCTGATGGGCAAGAAACAGCCGCAGCCCGTCTTCACGGATGCCTATTTCCTCGACAAGGCCAAACAGATGGCCGCACTGGGCGCCGACATGATTACCATCAAGGACATGTCGGGCCTGATCCCGCCGCGCCGTGTCGCCACGCTGGTCAAGCTGTTCAAGAAGAACATCTCGATTCCGGTCGATTTCCATACCCACTGTACCCCCGGCTACGGCCTGGCTTCGGTGCTCGCGGCCATCGTGGCCGGCGTCGACATCGTCGATACCAACTGCTGGTATTTCGCCGAAGGCACGGGTGCCCCGGCCATCGAGCTGATCCACGTGTTCTGCGGCAAACTGGGTGTCGACACCGGCGTGAACATGGAGGCCGTGGCCAAGATCAACACCCAGCTGCGAGAGATCCGCAAGGAGCTCAACCAGTCGGTATTCGGCGCGGACAAACCCGAACCCAAGGCATTCAACCCGCTGACTGACAAGCTGCCCGCCGAGATCGACGCCCTGTTCGACAAAGCCATCGCGGCCGCCAAGGCCGACGATGAGGACGGCACGATCGACGCCTGCCGCAAGATCGAGGCCTATTTCGGTTTCCCGGCTCCCAACGAACTGGTGCAAAAGGCCGAGATACCCGGCGGCATGTACTCGAACATGGTCGCCCAGCTCAAGCAGCTCAAGGCCGAGGACATCCTGCCGCGCGCCATGGAGCTGATCCCCTCGGTGCGCCTGGCCGCAGGCCTGCCGCCGCTGGTGACCCCGACCTCGCAGATCGTCGGTGCGCAGGCCGTCAACTGCGCCCTCGACGAGAAGGCCGGGCGTCCGATGTACACCAACAAGAGCTCGCAGTTCGTCGGCCTGGTCAAGGGCGAGTACGGACACACGCCCGTGAAAATCGACCCCGAATTCCGCTTTAAGATCTGCGGCGTGCGTGAGGAAACCCCCTACGATACGTCGAAATACCAGATGCAGCCCAACCCCGAACTTCCCGAAGCCGGAGGCGTGAAGCTCGCCGCCAACGAGAAGGAGGTGTTGCTGCTCGAGTTGTTCCCGATGGTAGCCAAGACTTTCCTCACGGACATGAAGGTCAAGGCCTACGCCGCGGCCAAACCCGCCGAGCCCAAGGCCGAGGAGAAGAAAGCCGAGGAGGTGAAGAAGATCGTCATCACGGGCAATGCCGTGACGGCGCCGCTGCCCGGCCGCATCATCGAACTCAAGGTCAAAGTGGGCGATACGGTCAAGGCCGGCGACGAGATCGCAGTCCTGGAGGCCATGAAAATGGAGAATTCCGTGACGACCGATTACGCCGGCACGGTAAAGCAGGTGCTGGTACAGCCCGGCGAGAACGTGGCTACCGACGCCGTACTGGCCGAGATCGGGTAA
- the mscL gene encoding large conductance mechanosensitive channel protein MscL, with protein MAFLKEFKEFALKGNVMDMAVGVIIGGAFGKIVSSLVNDILMPPIGALIGNTDFSQLRLDISKFRDMTSSAVHAVGDVVTGGGEAAVKAAAEPVYWNYGAFIQQCIDFTILAFCVFLMVKLMNRLMRKKEEAAAPAPAPEPAPTKEELLLAEIRDLLREQKK; from the coding sequence ATGGCTTTTCTAAAAGAATTCAAGGAGTTCGCCCTCAAGGGGAACGTGATGGACATGGCCGTCGGTGTAATCATCGGCGGCGCGTTCGGCAAGATCGTGTCGTCGCTGGTGAACGACATCCTGATGCCGCCGATCGGGGCGCTGATCGGCAATACCGATTTCTCGCAGCTGCGGCTCGACATTTCGAAGTTCCGGGACATGACTTCGAGTGCCGTGCATGCCGTCGGCGACGTCGTGACGGGCGGCGGCGAAGCTGCCGTGAAGGCGGCTGCCGAGCCCGTTTACTGGAATTACGGCGCCTTCATCCAGCAGTGCATCGACTTTACGATCCTGGCATTCTGCGTCTTCCTGATGGTCAAGCTGATGAACCGGCTGATGCGGAAAAAGGAGGAGGCCGCCGCTCCGGCGCCTGCGCCCGAACCCGCACCCACGAAGGAGGAGTTGCTGCTGGCGGAGATCCGAGACCTGCTCAGGGAGCAGAAAAAATAG
- a CDS encoding potassium channel family protein yields MSLTDTSRNEITNSLSILKVIAGVVLLVAVSWEIIGGDHTRFSHTYLTVQLAVCILFLCDFFVRWAAAMHKGRFFGRNILFFLISIPYLNILDWSGADLPRYWAMLIGVMPLMRAFLALYVVVRWLVDNKIRQLFTAYIFTVVVFTYISALVFYDYEILVNDKLHGFGNALWWAWMNVTTVGAEIFAVTAIGKVITILLPTLGMMMFPIFTTYILQEYTHKKESDQ; encoded by the coding sequence ATGTCGCTGACAGATACCTCACGCAACGAAATTACCAATTCCCTGAGCATACTCAAGGTAATCGCCGGCGTAGTCCTGCTCGTCGCGGTCTCGTGGGAAATCATCGGCGGAGACCACACCCGCTTTTCGCATACCTACCTGACCGTGCAGCTGGCGGTCTGCATCCTTTTCCTGTGCGATTTCTTCGTACGCTGGGCGGCAGCCATGCATAAAGGGCGCTTCTTCGGGCGGAACATCCTGTTCTTCCTGATCTCGATCCCCTACCTGAACATCCTCGACTGGAGCGGCGCAGACCTACCCCGCTACTGGGCCATGCTGATCGGGGTGATGCCGCTCATGCGGGCGTTCCTGGCGCTCTACGTGGTCGTGCGATGGCTCGTGGACAACAAGATCCGCCAGCTATTCACGGCCTACATCTTCACGGTCGTAGTCTTCACCTACATCTCGGCACTCGTCTTCTACGACTACGAAATACTCGTCAACGACAAGCTCCACGGCTTCGGGAACGCCCTGTGGTGGGCCTGGATGAACGTCACGACCGTCGGTGCCGAAATATTCGCCGTCACGGCCATCGGCAAGGTCATCACCATCCTGCTGCCCACGCTGGGGATGATGATGTTCCCGATCTTCACCACTTATATATTACAGGAATACACGCACAAAAAGGAATCCGACCAATAA
- a CDS encoding GH92 family glycosyl hydrolase, producing the protein MKRVFIPFASLLAVCCTSTPESHVNPLIGTEVWQGGIAIAGHEEASGYTFPGVTEPFGMTEWTAHTLPDKKPGTLHHRVPYWYAHEYISGFLGTHYPSGAVMFDYGALELMPLTGTLKVRPEERSSSFRHEAERARPSLYEVHLDDYDIQVRMAATKASAVFDFVYPACDSAYVVVDAMPSLFTAGAPAEISILPERREISGKSAMTARAYRETGFFVVRFDKEFEDFGTFNQNMDYPEVIENRYLFTEKDGKLVNGLRGVYTHQSDWLGAVRSERIDPVVDFDWDWYRPADDIDVKDYQVTWTGKLKAPETGSYLLGLQSDDGARLWLDGELVIDDWGPHGYSMTPTQKNVMLEAGRMYDIRVDYYQHEWNSRVKLSWIRPGDAARKLLLPGNKRLACSTKCGAYVRFEAATGETVRAWVGTSFISEEDARANLEREIAGAGVDKIARATAAKWNEALACIELPGATEQQKQVFYTALYHAFLLPRSISENGRYRSPYNGQVCEGESFTDYSTWDTFRALHPLLVLLKPDLASHMVTGLLNGYDEGGWMPKWPNPGYTNCMMGTHSDAIIADAYVKGVRGFDEKKAAEAMLKNANVKGNHIAWGRLGIEDYNSLGYVPVDHYRESVARTMEFAYDDWCLARFFEAKGDTEKAREYDLRSQRFKNVLDAETKLVRARRSDGTWAAPSDYNISVWSGFNETGALNYRKNYTLFAPHDVPALIEFMGGNDAMAAFLDDIFDNGIYYVGDEFSMHAPYMYNLCGMPWKTQLRVYDIVNTYYLPQPSGLPGNDDCGQLSAWYLFSAMGFYPMCPGSTEYQLGIPCLPEIILHLPNGRDFRIVCENFGSGNCYVQSVTLNGKALERPAIEHADILRGGELRFSVADTPSETCFTSKSR; encoded by the coding sequence ATGAAAAGAGTCTTCATTCCTTTCGCATCCCTGCTGGCCGTATGCTGCACAAGCACGCCGGAATCACATGTCAATCCGCTGATAGGCACCGAAGTCTGGCAGGGCGGAATAGCCATCGCCGGACACGAAGAGGCTTCGGGATACACGTTCCCCGGCGTAACGGAACCTTTCGGCATGACCGAATGGACGGCCCACACCCTGCCCGACAAAAAACCGGGGACACTCCACCACCGCGTCCCCTATTGGTATGCACACGAATACATCTCGGGATTCCTGGGGACGCATTATCCCAGCGGAGCCGTAATGTTCGACTACGGGGCCCTGGAGCTCATGCCCCTGACCGGCACGCTGAAGGTCCGTCCCGAGGAACGCAGTTCGTCGTTCCGGCACGAGGCCGAACGGGCCCGGCCGTCGCTCTACGAGGTACATCTCGACGACTATGACATACAGGTTCGGATGGCGGCGACGAAAGCGTCGGCGGTCTTCGATTTCGTTTACCCGGCCTGCGACAGCGCCTACGTCGTAGTGGATGCCATGCCCTCGCTCTTTACGGCCGGGGCACCGGCCGAAATCAGCATTTTACCCGAACGGCGGGAGATCTCCGGCAAGAGCGCCATGACTGCACGGGCCTATCGCGAGACGGGATTTTTCGTTGTCCGCTTCGACAAGGAGTTCGAAGACTTCGGGACTTTCAACCAAAACATGGATTACCCCGAAGTCATCGAAAACCGGTATCTCTTCACAGAAAAGGATGGCAAACTCGTAAACGGCCTGCGGGGTGTCTATACCCACCAGTCCGACTGGCTGGGGGCCGTGCGCTCGGAGCGCATCGACCCTGTCGTGGATTTCGACTGGGACTGGTACCGTCCCGCCGACGATATCGACGTAAAGGATTACCAGGTAACATGGACAGGGAAACTCAAAGCGCCCGAAACGGGCAGCTACCTGCTCGGGCTGCAATCCGATGACGGGGCACGGCTCTGGCTCGACGGGGAGTTGGTAATCGACGACTGGGGCCCGCATGGTTACAGCATGACGCCCACACAGAAAAACGTAATGCTGGAAGCCGGTCGAATGTATGATATCCGTGTCGACTACTACCAGCATGAATGGAATTCGCGGGTCAAGCTGAGCTGGATCCGGCCCGGAGATGCAGCGCGGAAATTACTGCTTCCCGGAAATAAACGGTTGGCATGTTCCACCAAATGCGGAGCCTATGTCCGGTTCGAGGCCGCCACCGGAGAAACCGTAAGGGCATGGGTCGGGACATCGTTTATCAGCGAAGAGGACGCCCGTGCCAACCTCGAACGCGAAATCGCCGGAGCCGGGGTGGATAAAATCGCCCGCGCAACGGCTGCAAAATGGAACGAGGCCCTCGCCTGCATCGAATTGCCGGGAGCCACCGAACAACAGAAGCAGGTCTTCTATACGGCGCTTTACCACGCATTCCTGCTGCCGCGCAGCATTTCGGAAAACGGCCGATACAGGAGCCCGTACAACGGACAAGTCTGCGAAGGCGAAAGTTTCACGGATTATTCCACATGGGATACGTTCCGGGCACTTCATCCGCTGCTGGTGCTTCTGAAACCCGACCTGGCGTCGCACATGGTCACCGGACTGCTCAATGGATACGACGAAGGCGGTTGGATGCCCAAATGGCCGAACCCGGGCTACACGAACTGCATGATGGGGACGCACTCGGATGCGATCATCGCCGACGCCTATGTCAAGGGAGTCCGCGGATTCGACGAGAAGAAGGCGGCCGAGGCCATGCTCAAGAATGCCAATGTGAAAGGGAACCATATTGCCTGGGGACGCCTCGGAATCGAGGATTACAACAGCCTGGGCTATGTTCCGGTCGACCACTACCGGGAATCCGTAGCCCGGACGATGGAATTCGCCTACGACGACTGGTGCCTGGCACGTTTCTTCGAGGCGAAAGGGGATACGGAAAAGGCCCGCGAATACGATCTGCGAAGCCAGCGTTTCAAAAACGTACTCGACGCCGAGACAAAGTTGGTGCGCGCCCGTCGCAGTGACGGCACATGGGCAGCGCCTTCGGATTACAATATCAGCGTCTGGAGCGGGTTCAACGAAACGGGAGCCCTGAACTACCGCAAGAACTACACGTTGTTCGCACCGCACGATGTCCCTGCCCTGATCGAATTCATGGGCGGGAACGATGCCATGGCCGCTTTCCTCGACGACATTTTCGACAACGGGATATATTATGTCGGCGACGAATTTTCGATGCACGCCCCCTACATGTATAACCTGTGCGGGATGCCGTGGAAGACGCAGCTGCGCGTTTACGACATCGTAAACACCTACTATCTGCCGCAGCCGAGCGGATTGCCGGGGAACGACGACTGCGGACAGCTCAGCGCATGGTATTTATTCAGTGCCATGGGATTCTATCCCATGTGCCCGGGTTCCACCGAATACCAGCTGGGAATTCCCTGCCTGCCGGAAATCATACTGCATCTACCCAATGGCAGGGATTTCCGCATCGTCTGTGAAAATTTCGGATCCGGCAACTGCTACGTACAATCGGTCACCCTCAACGGGAAAGCGCTCGAACGGCCGGCAATAGAGCATGCGGATATTCTCCGCGGCGGGGAATTGAGGTTTTCGGTCGCCGATACCCCGTCGGAAACCTGTTTCACCAGTAAATCCCGGTAA
- a CDS encoding glycoside hydrolase family 76 protein, which produces MKKALNSLVHILPMLVFAFSATGCNAVMPDRIIGSNPEQEYGDNNYMQWARETLAAIDRDLRIDGTDSYYENQDRTQESFIWGNIFLQYTYAEGAGLRADEWKGALMSCYQNLERHWSPDYKGIAGYCTLPVTAGTPDRYYDENGWMAIGLARAYEQTGDRTYLEKARQALNFTMSGEDDVLGGGIYFQETFAQYEPQKNTICSAVAILASMKLYELTNEQGFLEDARRIEEWTRENLLDGSDDLFWDAKMVDDGAVNTQKWSYNAGFMIRGWLYLYKATGEESYLRQAKATLASAEARWFNPVNGSLNDPGYFAFALVDAWFDLYDLEKDPSVLSKALQAIGFIHESLRDANGRYPEYWNAPLTQPLAEYDLRMQSCVAYLYMRAAGYIRK; this is translated from the coding sequence ATGAAAAAAGCACTTAATTCCCTGGTTCACATATTGCCGATGCTGGTATTCGCATTTTCGGCAACGGGTTGCAATGCCGTAATGCCCGACCGAATCATCGGCAGCAATCCCGAACAAGAATACGGCGACAACAACTACATGCAATGGGCTCGTGAAACCCTGGCCGCCATCGACCGGGATCTGCGCATCGACGGGACGGATTCCTACTACGAAAACCAGGATCGCACACAGGAGTCCTTTATCTGGGGGAACATTTTTCTGCAATACACCTACGCCGAAGGCGCCGGATTGCGTGCCGACGAATGGAAAGGCGCGCTCATGTCCTGCTACCAGAACCTGGAACGCCACTGGTCGCCCGACTACAAAGGCATTGCAGGCTACTGCACGCTGCCCGTAACGGCGGGCACCCCCGACCGTTACTACGACGAGAACGGCTGGATGGCCATCGGGCTGGCAAGGGCATACGAGCAGACCGGAGACCGGACATACCTCGAAAAAGCCCGGCAGGCACTGAATTTCACCATGTCGGGCGAAGATGACGTGCTCGGCGGAGGCATCTATTTCCAGGAAACCTTCGCCCAATACGAACCCCAGAAAAATACGATTTGTTCGGCCGTGGCTATCCTGGCATCCATGAAACTTTATGAACTGACCAATGAACAAGGGTTCCTCGAAGACGCCCGGCGCATCGAAGAATGGACGCGGGAAAACCTGCTCGACGGCTCGGACGATTTATTCTGGGACGCCAAGATGGTCGATGACGGGGCGGTCAACACCCAGAAATGGTCGTACAACGCGGGATTCATGATCCGCGGGTGGCTGTATCTATACAAAGCCACAGGGGAAGAGAGTTACCTGCGACAGGCCAAAGCGACTTTGGCATCGGCCGAAGCACGCTGGTTCAACCCGGTCAACGGTTCCCTCAACGACCCCGGTTATTTCGCATTCGCGCTGGTGGATGCGTGGTTCGACCTTTACGACCTGGAAAAGGATCCATCCGTGTTGTCCAAGGCATTGCAGGCAATCGGATTTATCCACGAATCGCTGCGCGACGCAAACGGCCGTTACCCCGAATACTGGAATGCGCCGCTCACACAACCCCTCGCTGAATACGACCTGCGTATGCAGAGCTGCGTGGCTTATCTCTATATGCGTGCGGCCGGATATATCCGTAAATAA
- a CDS encoding LamG domain-containing protein gives MNIRHYLCALLCLLSAAGCSDEKTPSLDYTAIDELIAECTQLHDSAEEGEGLGEYVKGSKDIFQKSIDEASYVRNNTDRQSALDNYCEKLATARDVFAGSKVSPACPLFDGTGYIDCGAAAQFLSANMTVEAWVYINEKTGGSIIGAEGSDANGGLGGLLIRLAEGVDYAIDFCMVNNTWSSCLSGAGSAPHKQWIHIAATFDSENICLYLNGEFASAIKIAPYVPDSDGKFIIGDLALFSGRQFRGKIYDVRVWNTTRTPEQIASAYDRLLTGDEEGLVANWQLAVKSGDNIVDVTGRYPATLVNIKWSDLDNL, from the coding sequence ATGAATATCCGACATTATCTTTGCGCATTGCTCTGCCTGCTGTCGGCAGCAGGGTGTTCCGACGAGAAAACCCCGTCGCTCGACTATACCGCAATAGACGAACTCATTGCCGAATGCACCCAGCTCCACGATTCGGCCGAAGAGGGCGAGGGACTCGGCGAATATGTAAAAGGCTCGAAAGATATTTTCCAAAAAAGCATCGACGAAGCCTCCTACGTCCGCAACAATACCGACCGGCAGTCCGCACTGGACAATTATTGCGAAAAGCTGGCTACGGCACGCGACGTATTCGCCGGCAGCAAGGTGTCGCCCGCATGTCCGCTTTTCGACGGCACGGGATACATAGATTGCGGTGCGGCGGCACAGTTCCTCTCGGCCAATATGACCGTCGAGGCATGGGTTTACATCAATGAAAAAACCGGGGGCAGCATCATCGGAGCCGAAGGTTCCGATGCCAACGGCGGATTGGGCGGCCTGCTGATCCGCCTGGCCGAGGGAGTGGATTACGCGATCGACTTCTGCATGGTGAACAATACCTGGTCGAGCTGCCTGTCCGGGGCCGGCTCCGCACCGCACAAACAATGGATACACATCGCAGCGACTTTCGACTCGGAGAACATATGCCTCTACCTGAACGGGGAATTCGCTTCGGCGATCAAAATCGCCCCATACGTCCCCGACTCCGACGGCAAATTCATCATCGGCGACCTGGCGCTTTTCAGCGGCCGGCAATTCCGTGGCAAAATCTACGACGTACGTGTCTGGAACACGACCCGCACCCCGGAACAGATTGCCTCGGCCTACGACCGGCTGCTTACGGGCGACGAGGAGGGGCTGGTCGCAAACTGGCAGCTCGCAGTCAAAAGCGGCGACAATATCGTCGACGTTACGGGCCGCTACCCCGCTACGCTCGTAAACATCAAATGGTCAGACCTCGACAACCTTTAA
- a CDS encoding RagB/SusD family nutrient uptake outer membrane protein, whose translation MKKLICILSLSGVMGCTDLTENMYNDLNKTNFYTSAAEYDAAFMNQYTFLRSMSCWNVYYLQELTTDEACLPQKGRDGYDGGIYQRLHWHTWTTREEIIEGAWLELYKAVGFSNQILADMKAADNKILPAPTQRLFIAETRALRAYFYWMLCDLFGNVPIVESVSEENPATRSRKEVFSFVEQEINAVKELLLSHSDANSYGRFTREAALALLSRLYLNAEVYTGESRLDDCITVSRELLQCNFSLDNTWDAPFAWENENSKENIFVIPNDEVMANEMSALFYRNIHWSQGSQWEWKNPNGGWNAICTERSFIEKYDIVNDRRCKYDPRNGYYGQFMWGPQFDQGGNPILGTNEFAGQQLDLTLDLPDMVNNKENAGARNIKYKVKIGAKGLANDFVIFRLAETYFNLAEATLRQSGTPDTEALAGINALRSRAGVPAYTAQTLTLDELYDEKGREMCYETARRTDMIRFGRFTLPMWDKNYTDNPRVTIFPIPYTAVSMNPNLKQHPEYENM comes from the coding sequence ATGAAAAAACTGATATGTATCCTGTCGCTGTCAGGGGTCATGGGATGTACGGACTTGACGGAAAACATGTACAATGACCTGAACAAAACTAATTTTTACACATCCGCCGCCGAATACGATGCCGCATTCATGAACCAATACACTTTCCTGCGCAGCATGTCCTGCTGGAACGTCTACTACCTCCAGGAACTGACCACCGACGAAGCCTGCCTTCCGCAGAAAGGCCGCGACGGATACGACGGAGGCATCTACCAGCGCCTGCACTGGCATACGTGGACGACACGCGAAGAGATCATCGAAGGGGCATGGCTCGAACTCTACAAAGCCGTCGGATTCTCCAACCAGATTCTCGCGGACATGAAGGCGGCCGACAATAAGATTCTGCCCGCGCCGACACAACGGTTGTTCATCGCCGAAACCCGTGCGCTGCGGGCGTATTTCTACTGGATGCTGTGCGACCTCTTCGGCAACGTCCCCATCGTGGAAAGCGTTTCGGAAGAGAATCCCGCCACGCGCAGCCGCAAGGAGGTTTTCAGCTTCGTCGAACAGGAAATCAATGCCGTAAAGGAGCTGCTGCTCAGCCACTCCGATGCCAACAGCTACGGAAGGTTCACCCGCGAAGCCGCCCTTGCCTTGCTGTCGCGCCTTTACCTCAATGCCGAGGTCTATACGGGCGAGTCGCGTCTGGACGACTGCATTACGGTTTCCCGAGAGTTGCTTCAGTGCAACTTTTCGCTCGACAACACCTGGGACGCGCCCTTCGCCTGGGAAAACGAGAACAGCAAGGAAAATATCTTCGTCATTCCCAACGACGAGGTAATGGCCAACGAAATGAGCGCGCTGTTCTATCGCAATATCCACTGGTCGCAGGGCTCGCAATGGGAGTGGAAGAACCCCAATGGCGGGTGGAACGCAATCTGTACCGAACGCAGCTTCATCGAAAAATACGACATCGTCAACGACCGCCGCTGCAAATACGACCCCCGGAACGGCTATTACGGCCAGTTCATGTGGGGCCCGCAGTTCGACCAGGGCGGGAACCCGATCCTCGGCACGAACGAGTTTGCGGGGCAGCAACTCGACCTGACGTTGGATCTTCCCGACATGGTGAACAACAAGGAGAACGCCGGAGCGCGCAACATCAAGTATAAAGTGAAAATCGGGGCAAAGGGGCTGGCGAACGACTTTGTGATATTCCGGCTCGCGGAAACCTATTTCAACCTTGCCGAAGCGACCCTCCGGCAGTCGGGAACTCCCGACACGGAAGCCCTTGCGGGCATCAACGCACTACGCTCCCGAGCCGGAGTCCCGGCCTATACGGCGCAAACGCTGACACTCGACGAACTGTACGACGAAAAGGGACGCGAGATGTGCTACGAAACGGCACGCAGAACCGACATGATCCGTTTCGGGCGCTTCACCCTGCCCATGTGGGACAAAAACTATACGGACAACCCGAGGGTGACGATTTTCCCGATCCCGTATACTGCCGTCTCGATGAACCCCAACCTCAAGCAGCACCCCGAATATGAAAACATGTAA